In Dasypus novemcinctus isolate mDasNov1 chromosome 23, mDasNov1.1.hap2, whole genome shotgun sequence, the following proteins share a genomic window:
- the SBK1 gene encoding serine/threonine-protein kinase SBK1: protein MSVGCPEPEPPHSLPCCGPGAAPGPGTGVPLLTEDMQALTLRTLTASDVTKHYELVRELGKGTYGKVDLVAYKGTGTKMALKFVNKSKTKLKNFLREVSITTSLSSSPFIIKVFDVVFETEDCYVFAQEYAPAGDLFDIIPPQVGLPEDTVKRCVQQLGLALDFMHGRQLVHRDIKPENVLLFDRECRRVKLADFGMTRRVGCRVKRVSGTIPYTAPEVCQAGRADGFAVDTGVDVWAFGVLIFCVLTGNFPWEAASGADAFFEEFVRWQRGRLPGLPSQWRRFTEPALRMFQRLLALEPERRGPAKEVFRFLKHELTSELRRRPSHRARKPAGDRPPAAGPLRLEAPGPLKRTVLTESGGGARPAAPAVGPVPVPVPVPVPVPETGLAPPGAPGRTDGRPDKSKGQVVLATAIEICV, encoded by the exons ATGAGCGTGGGCTGCCCAGAGCCTGAGCcgccccactccctgccctgctgCGGGCCGGGGGCCGCCCCCGGGCCGGGCACAGGCGTACCCCTCCTCACCGAAGACATGCAGGCGCTGACCCTCCGCACGCTGACCGCTAGCGACGTCACCAAGCACTACGAACTCGTCCGGGAGCTGGGCAAGGGCACCTACGGGAAGGTGGACCTGGTGGCCTACAAGGGCACGG GCACGAAAATGGCCCTGAAGTTCGTGAACAAGAGCAAAACGAAGCTGAAGAACTTCCTGCGGGAGGTGAGCATCACCACCAGCCTGTCGTCCAGCCCCTTCATCATCAAGGTCTTCGACGTCGTCTTTGAGACCGAGGACTGCTACGTCTTCGCCCAGGAGTATGCGCCCGCCGGGGACCTGTTCGACATCATCCCTCCCCAG GTGGGGCTGCCCGAGGACACGGTGAAGCGCTGCGTGCAGCAGCTGGGCCTGGCGCTGGACTTCATGCACGGGCGGCAGCTGGTGCACCGCGACATCAAGCCCGAGAACGTGCTGCTGTTCGACCGCGAGTGCCGCCGCGTGAAGCTGGCCGACTTCGGCATGACGCGGCGCGTGGGCTGCCGCGTGAAGCGCGTCAGCGGCACCATCCCCTACACGGCGCCCGAGGTGTGCCAGGCGGGCCGCGCCGACGGCTTCGCGGTGGACACGGGCGTGGACGTGTGGGCCTTCGGCGTGCTCATCTTCTGCGTGCTCACGGGCAACTTCCCGTGGGAGGCGGCGTCGGGCGCCGACGCCTTCTTCGAGGAGTTCGTGCGCTGGCAGCGCGGCCGCCTGCCGGGGCTGCCGTCGCAGTGGCGCCGCTTCACCGAGCCCGCGCTGCGCATGTTCCAGCGCCTCCTGGCGCTCGAGCCCGAGCGCCGCGGCCCCGCCAAGGAGGTCTTCCGCTTCCTCAAGCACGAGCTCACGTCCGAGCTGCGGCGCCGGCCCTCGCACCGCGCGCGCAAGCCCGCCGGGGACCGCCCGCCCGCCGCGGGGCCGCTGCGCCTCGAGGCGCCGGGGCCGCTCAAGCGGACCGTGCTCACCGAGAGCGGCGGCGGCGCGCGGCCCGCGGCCCCCGCCGTCGGGCCCGTGCCCGTGCCCGTCCCGGTGCCCGTGCCCGTGCCCGAGACCGGCCTGGCGCCCCCGGGGGCCCCCGGCAGGACCGACGGCCGCCCGGACAAGAGCAAAGGGCAGGTGGTGCTGGCCACGGCCATCGAGATCTGCGTCTGA